The genomic window ATTGGTAGAGCAACTGACTTGTAATCAGTAGGTTGCGGGTTCAAGTCCTGCAGCCGGCACCATCTGCGGAGGGGTAGCGAAGTGGCTAAACGCGGCGGACTGTAAATCCGCTCCCCTTGGGTTCGGCGGTTCGAATCCGTCCCCCTCCACCATCTTGACTTTAGGGGCATAGTTTAATGGTAGAACAGAGGTCTCCAAAACCTCCGGTGTGGGTTCGATTCCTACTGCCCCTGCCAAAAAAACGTGGCGGCTATGGCGAAGTGGTTAACGCACCAGATTGTGGCTCTGGCATTCGTGGGTTCGATTCCCACTAGTCGCCCCATATATGCTTGAGAATTTTGGGGTATAGCCAAGCGGTAAGGCAACGGACTTTGACTCCGTGATGCGTTGGTTCGAATCCAGCTACCCCAGCCACATATAATGCGGAAGTAGTTCAGTGGTAGAACACCACCTTGCCAAGGTGGGGGTCGCGGGTTCGAGTCCCGTCTTCCGCTCTTCGTTTCATGGCGGCATAGCCAAGTGGTAAGGCAGAGGTCTGCAAAACCTTTACCACCGGTTCGAATCCGGTTGCCGCCTCCATTTTTTTATGCGCCGGGGTGGCGGAATTGGCAGACGCACAGGACTTAAAATCCTGCGGTAGGTGACTACCGTGCCGGTTCGAGTCCGGCCCTCGGCACTGAACAGGCTTGACAAAGCTAGGTGTCGTGGTATAATTGAATCGCTGTATTTAACATGCCGATGTGGCGGAACTGGCAGACGCGCACGACTCAAAATCGTGTGGGGTAGCCCCCCGTGTGGGTTCGACTCCCACCATCGGCATCGAAAATAGGGAAAAGGCTTTAGGGACAAGGGGTTTCACGTAAGTGGAATCCCTTGTTTTTTATTTACCGAATACGATTCGAGAAGGAAAAATCGTGTGCGGATAATCGTGTTCGGTGAGGTGAAATGGAAAGTGAAAAGAATGGAAAATGAGAGAAAATTGCAGAGAAAAAGCAAGAGTGGAAGAAGAGGAGAGTTGAGTCGTGAGGAGTTGTTGCCAATATCTGATGACAACACAGAAATTGAATACACATTTGAGGAATTGTTAGAGATATTTATTGAGGATTGCGAACTAAGAAATTTGCGGGAACATACGATTAAATATTACCGCAGTGAGTTAAATGCGTTTATAAAACTGCTGAAAGAGCAAGAAATCGAGTTGCGTGTGAGTGAATGGACAGGAGAAACGATTAAGCGAAATGTCATTATGTATATGAAAGAAAAAGGTCTTAAGACAGTCAGTATCAACTCCCGTTTACGAGCCATGCGGGCGTTTTTTAACTTTTTGGAAGGACGAAATCTCATAAAAAGCAATCCGATGAAAGACATCAAATTGCTGAAGGATAGAAAAAGGATTGTAGAAACGTTTGACAACCAGCAGATAAAGGCGTTATTTAAAGCATGCGACCTTCGCACGTTTGTAGGTTTAAGGGATTATACGATTATGATGTTACTGTTGGAAACGGGAGTTCGAGTAAATGAACTGGTGGGTATAAAAACAACAGATATCATTTGGGAACAAAAAGTCATCCGCATTTGAAACACAAAAGGGGGTTTCGAACGTTTTGTTCCTATTCAAGATAAAATGATTAATCAGTTGAAAGAATATATAGCTGTTAGAGGGAGTGTGGATACTGATTATTTATTTTATTACCCGTGACGATACGCCACTCAGCAAAAAGCAAGTACAGGACAGAATTAAAGAGTATGGGAAAAAGGCAGGAATCAAGAACGTTCGCTGTTCCCCACATACATTTCGCCATACATTTGCTAAATTATGTGTGTTAAATGGGGCAAATGCATTTCAATTACAGGCAATACTGGGGCATACGTCATTGGAAATGACAAAAGTGTATGTAAATCTTTTCAGCAACGAGATTCAGCAAGGGCATGCAAAATTTAGTCCGATAAATAGCTTATTCAAATAATTTACAGTATTCACGTTTTATAGTGGAATGTTGTTCTATAATTTTATTTTAGTAGACTCTTTTAAATGTTAATGTTGATATTTTTGTATAAAAGGAAAAGGGCCAAAACTGGGTCCTTTTCCATATACCTTATTAACTGTAGTTGAGCAATTTTAATTACAATAATTACCATGTAAAAGAGACAAACAGGGTACCCCTTATGCCACGTGGAGCTGTTTTTTCACGGCATCAATGGGAATATTTTGTTTTGCTGCACGATAAATGAACTCCACGAGGCTATGTCCTTTTCTCTTGCGCAGGAGATCGAGCCCATCCGAAACATCACTGTTCGACTCGAACATGCTGTACACATACGCAAGTTGCACCAAGATCCAGTAGCGTTTCACCGCCCGACGCCCGCGAACGCGGTATCCATCGAGTTTCAGCTGGTCTTTCGCTTGACGGAAAAAACATTCGATCTACCAACGTGCAGCATAGTAGCGCAAGATCTCTTCATCGCTTAGCTCGCGATCGGTGCTCAAGACGCAATGAAGATGTTTCGGCGTCATCGGCTGATCGGCTTTCCATGCGAGCAGCACCACGGCATCCTTGAGACCGTTCAGAGCACCTTCGTAGCGATACACCCGATAACGCTCTTTTCCCACCGTGACGAGGCGGGTATCCCGTGGCTCCATAGATTTGGCAAATTCCTTTGCTTGAATGGCCGTCCCTTTTGGATAGAGAATCCGATTCGTCTTGAGCATCGCGATGACGTGGAACCCTTTTTTCAAGCAGGCTCCCACGAGGGTTTTCGATGGATACCAAGAGTCCATGAGCACATAAACGGGGCGACTCACATCCAACGAAGAAAGCATCTCGATCGCGAGTTCCCCTTTGCTTTTCCCCGCCGTCTTGTCGTAGAGGCGAAAGGCAAAAGGAAACGCTTGGGTCATCGTATGAACCATGAGCCAAACGAGAGAATGTCCCCAGATCGACTTTTTCTCTGCGTGAGAATAGTGCCAATCACACCCTTGGATCGCGTGTGTTGCCCGTGACGAGGGCTTCGTTTTTTGGCAAATTGTATCATCGATCGAAACAAAAATGGGGTGATGCTCTCGTTTCGAGCTGCGTTCGACACGATGAAGCACCCACTGTTGGAGTTTGCGAAGCAGCGTCTCTTCCTCCCATGGGCTTTTCGTGAAAAAATGGCTGAGTGTTGTGCGATGATTCGGATGAAAACTCCCGTGATGTAGATCGGTCAGTGTTCCCGAAAACCCCTTGGTGATCATCGCATCCACGATATGAACGAGATGCTTCATGACAGGTTTTGAGAAATAAAGTGCCAACCCCAACATCGTCAAAAACTTGTGGATTCCTTGGTGATGTGCTAATCTATTCATGAGACATGAACCTCCTTGTGAATGGTTTGTTGGCACATCTATTCTAACCAAGGAATCGGGTTCATGTCTTCTTTTTTGTTTGGTTGTAAATTTATGTTAGCGAATTTGCTCATCTACAGTAAAGAATTAGGTTATGAAATAACGGGATACCGTTTCGTGAAATGCTTTTAAAAATATCGATTTGGTGAACACCATGTAGTAGGGTTTTTGTTGTTATGCTAACGAATGCGATAGAGGAATAAGACATACAAAAAAGACCGGTATAAATCGGTCTTTTCTATCGACATACGTTAGTTGAACGAGATAGCTAAGTTCCAATAAGCTACATAAAAATCACTGACTTTTAAATAAATAATTCCATTTCACTGTTTTTAAAAGTAAATCCCATTTTTTTATATAATGGTATTCCATCATCAGATGCATGTAACCAAATTCGTTTTACCCCGATTTTTTTGCATTCCTCAATGCAATTCTCTAATAATTTTCTTGCTAAACCTTTCCCTCGATACTGAGGAATTGTATACATATTCAGTATATAAGCTTCAAGCCCTTTTAGATTATCTAAGTAAGGTGGTCGTTTAAATAAAACCATCCCACTAACACTTATAACATTATTATTTGATAAAGCTAAAAAGGAAATAAATTCATTGTTAGAAAGTGCTTCCTCTAAATATTTTTTTGTAACTGTTGTGACAAGAGCTTCCTCTTGTTCCGACTGTACTTCCCCTAATTCCTTAAAAAGTTCCAAACGCAATCTTACAATTTCTTCTATGTCTTGAACTGTTGCTTTACGAATCTCGATTTGCAAATTCATTATAAACACTCCTTCCATTCATTATGTACACATAAAAACCACTTCCCTAAGGACAATTCTCCCTCCAAACTTGATATCCTTCTTTAAGAAAACTGCCTGTTAAACAAGAAAATCAACCACATTCTTTAACAGAGATTTTAATTAAAAACAGGGGATTTTTTCGTTTAGTGAAACAGGAAAAACTGACCTTGTTTTTATTTAATAAATCCACCAGAGTAGTGAAGACTATATACAACTTCGTTGGCAAAGGATATCGTCTCTTTTCCTACGAACTTACCTAATTCTCCCTTATTGCTATCTCTATAAATATAATCTCCCTCAACAAATTCTTTAGGTCCACGAAACGGATTATCCGCACTAACATTTCTCATCGCTTTTCTTAAAAAAGAGTAAACTTCTTTTACAAATTCAATCTCAAATTCTTTATCCACACCGCCTGAATAACACATAGACCAAATCGGATTCCCCTGATAGTAGACAACTTCTTGGCCTGCAAAATAACTCATCCCAAAATATACATCACGATATAAAAAATGACCTTCTTGGAACTCCAATTGACGTGAACCTTCTAACAAAGGCGTTACAGACGCATTGTCTCCTTGTGATGCATAAGTTGCTTTTTTTGCTTTAATTAAAAAGTCCAAAAATTTCTCTTCTGTGTACATATTTCATCCCCTTGGTATTTTAATAGGCCTTCTTAATTAATAGGCTCTGTTCTCGGTCAATATCGATTTTACATAAAAAATGATTTTTCTGAAAATATCTTCATATGATAAAATTGTTTTAAAAAGGAAAGTGGTGGTAAAAGTGGACCATATTCCAACTTTATGGAAAAGAGATGAATTTTCAATTTCGACTGAAAAAAGTTACTTGGATATGGATGTAATATTTAATTTCTTGAATAAGGAATCATATTGGGCAAATGGAATCCCCAGAGAAATTGTTACGGAATCAATTAAAAATACTCCTTTATGTTTTGGAATTTATAAAGGAGACCCAACAATTGGGCCAGCACAACTAATTGGCTTTGGAAGAGTTATTTCAGACTTATCCACGTTTGCATATTTAGCTGATGTTTTTGTTCTAAAGCCTTTTCGTGGGTTAGGTTTATCAAAATGGTTAATGAGTATAATTAAAGAACATCCCCAACTTCAAACTGTCCGTAGATTTATGTTGGCAACAAAAGACGCACATTCTTTGTATGCACAATATGGCTTTGAGCCATTGGATAATCCATCCATTTTTATGCGGATTGTTCGTAAAAATATTTATCAGAATCGGGAGTAGCCACGATGCAGAGCTAAACAGCTCCATTTTTGTTTACTTGGCTAACATGACAAGATAGTTAAGACTAATGTTAAATAAAGGAAGGTAACTATGAACACTTTCGGAATTGGTGTGATTATGTTAGTAGTAGGTATAGGACTTTTTCCCTTTGGAGTAATATATTTCAAGAAAAGTTGGAATGAATATAGAAATTTACCATCAAACAAAAAGAAAGTAGCTATTTTTCTTGAAATATTAGACGTATTCTCATTATCACCTTCCCTATCAACGTGGTTAATTTTTATCTCGCTCCTACTTATTATTGGAGGTTCTGGATTAATTTTTTTATACCTAACGAGAGGGTAATGCTTAAATAAGCCATTGCTTCTTTTATTCAAATATCTTAAAAATTTATGAACCCAAAAAGGCAGTACCCCCATACGAACTCGAAGTATCAGTTTGTAATCGACCTCTGACTTCAGCTATAAGAACAGTATCGACATAATATATTTCACATTTTCATTCTTCTGATGGTGATGCATAGATGAGACATAGTGTTGTCTCCTATGGATGGAAGGACGAATGAACTTCCATCATTTGTGGTGAAGTTTGCTTCATGGTTGGCTAACGGGCGAATTAGTTGAAGAATAACACTAAATTTGCCCTTATGATAGTCATACTTTTACAAATGAAGGGGGATTAAGATGGAAATTCGTTCAGTGAAAGGGTCAGACTACTATGTCATCTCTCCACTAATCAATGAGTGGTGGGGCGGAAGACAAATGTCTGATAAGTTGCCAAAATTATTCTTCGACCATTTTAAAAATACAAGTTTCATTGCCGAAAAAGATGGAAAAATCGTTGGATTTTTGATAGGTTTTCTATCTCAAACATATCCAGAAGAAGCATATATACACTTTGTTGGGGTTCATCCAGATTATAGGAAACACGGTATTGGAAAACGACTTTACAATGAATTTTTTGATATTGTTAAAAAGAATGGTCGGAATATTGTCCGTTGTGTAACTTCACCAGTAAACAAAGTTTCCATTGCATTTCATACGAAAATGGGATTTGAAATCGAAAAAAACGGTGATAAAGAAATGGACGGAGTCTCTGTATATACTGATTATGATGGACCAAATCAAGATAGACCCCCATGCCGAAAAAAATTCGGCACCATCGGAAGGATGAAAACGAATATTGTCGAAATATCTCCTTGCAGCTGGGGTCATGAGGTCGATGCATCTATGGTACGCAAGAGTCCGAAAGATAGACGGACCCCAGTAGCCTGGTGCACCACGGAATGTCGCTCCCGAGTTGGGAAGCACGCAGGATAGAATGCTTCGTCATAGGCTACTGCACCAGCTGAAGATGAAATGAAGCAGGGAGGGAAAGCGATGAAGGTATTATATGAACGTTGCTGTGGAGTAGACGTGCATAAAAAATCCATTACCGCTTGTACCATTACCCCTGAAGGAAAAGAAATACGAACATTCGGTACCATGACCGATGAATTGCTGGAGTTTGTGAACTGGTTGAAAGAAAAAGGGGTGACGCACGTGGCGATGGAATCGACAAGCGTGTACTGGAAACCGTTGTACAATTTGCTCGAACTCGAACAAATCGAAACGCTTGTCGTGAATGCCCGGCATATTAAAGCGGTTCCTGGACGGAAGACGGATATGAAGGATGCCGAGTGGATCGCCAACTTGCTTCGCCATGGATTGTTGAAAGGAAGTTATATTCCGGACCGAGCCCAACGAGAACTGCGAGAACTCGTTCGATATCGTCGCAGTTTGATCGAAGAAAGAGCGCGGGAATTGAATCGGATTCAAAAAGTATTGGAAGGAGCGAACATCAAGTTGTCGTCCGTTGTTTCCGATATCAATGGGGCATCGGCACGAAAAATGATTCGTGCGTTGATCGAAGGGAAAAACGATCCGATGGTCATCGCTCAGCTCGCAAAAGGGAAATTGAAACAAAAAGTGGAAGAACTCCAGCGCGCATTACACGGGGTAACCGGCCCTCATCAACGGATGATGTTAGCCGAACAATGGAGGCATGTGGAATACCTAGATGAAGCGATTGCGCGATTAGATCAGGAGATCGAGGAGAGAACGCGCCCTTTTGAAGAAGCGCTGGAGCTCTTAGATACGATTCCGGGGGTCGGGCGGCAAAGCGCGGAACAAATTTTGGCGGAAATCGGAACCGATATGAGTCGCTTTGCATCAGCGAGCCATCTGGCATCGTGGGCAGGCATGGCACCAGGAAACTACGAGAGTGCGGGAAACGGTTATCAAGCCGAACGAGGAAAGGGAACAAGAAGCTGAGAGCGTGTTTAGTAGAATGTGCCCGTGCCGCCGCGAGAAAGAAGGATACGTATTTATCCGCGAAATATCACCGCATAGCCGCAAGAAGAGGGGCGAATCGAGCGAGTATGGCAGTTGGACGAACGATATTAGAAATCATCTATTACCTGTTAACTCGGAAGGAACCGTATAAAGAATTAGGGGCAGACTATTGGGATCGTCAACGGGAAGCAAAGATCGTGCGTCAAACGGTGAAGAAATTAGAGGGGTTAGGGTACGAAGTGAAGTTAGAGAAAGTGGGTGCATAAGGGGATTAAACCATATATAAACTTTAATACCTTCCTTTGGAAATTATATTCCAAAGGCTAGGTGGGGGTTGTTTTTTTCCAAATTTTGTTTTCAGGATAGGATGTGTCCAAAATTAGGGGGTCAATCCGGCTATTTGGTCGGAAACCAACAATTAACGATAATAGAGTCTTTTAGAAAAGGGATAATAGCATAGATTGTTGAATTCTGTAAGATAGGTTATGGATATATGTTACAAAAGTTGTTGCAGGGTTTGATGTAAAAGCTATCAAATTGTTAGCTGTATTTGATAATGTCAAGGCCGATTATTTTTTCCCCAAAATCGCCGGTTTAAAATTCCCCAGAAGGACCTTTC from Anoxybacillus gonensis includes these protein-coding regions:
- a CDS encoding DUF5680 domain-containing protein, which translates into the protein MYTEEKFLDFLIKAKKATYASQGDNASVTPLLEGSRQLEFQEGHFLYRDVYFGMSYFAGQEVVYYQGNPIWSMCYSGGVDKEFEIEFVKEVYSFLRKAMRNVSADNPFRGPKEFVEGDYIYRDSNKGELGKFVGKETISFANEVVYSLHYSGGFIK
- a CDS encoding GNAT family N-acetyltransferase, translated to MNLQIEIRKATVQDIEEIVRLRLELFKELGEVQSEQEEALVTTVTKKYLEEALSNNEFISFLALSNNNVISVSGMVLFKRPPYLDNLKGLEAYILNMYTIPQYRGKGLARKLLENCIEECKKIGVKRIWLHASDDGIPLYKKMGFTFKNSEMELFI
- a CDS encoding GNAT family N-acetyltransferase, coding for MDHIPTLWKRDEFSISTEKSYLDMDVIFNFLNKESYWANGIPREIVTESIKNTPLCFGIYKGDPTIGPAQLIGFGRVISDLSTFAYLADVFVLKPFRGLGLSKWLMSIIKEHPQLQTVRRFMLATKDAHSLYAQYGFEPLDNPSIFMRIVRKNIYQNRE